One part of the Coprobacter tertius genome encodes these proteins:
- the yihA gene encoding ribosome biogenesis GTP-binding protein YihA/YsxC encodes MEIKDAKFVISNTDVSKCPATGLPEYAFIGRSNVGKSSLINMLTNRKGLAMTSSMPGKTQLINHFIINNEWYLVDLPGYGYAQRGREGRENIRKIIDGYILNRHEMTCLFVLIDCRHEPQKIDLEFMRWLGENGVPFCIVFTKTDKLGSVRVRENIAAYKMRLLEEWEELPPVFATSSEKKVGRDEILDYIEEINKSIGR; translated from the coding sequence ATGGAAATTAAAGATGCCAAATTTGTAATCAGTAATACCGATGTAAGCAAGTGCCCGGCTACTGGATTACCGGAATATGCATTTATCGGACGGTCTAATGTAGGTAAGTCATCGCTTATTAATATGTTGACTAATCGGAAAGGGTTGGCAATGACTTCTTCGATGCCTGGGAAAACACAGCTCATTAATCATTTTATTATTAATAACGAATGGTATTTGGTCGATCTTCCGGGATACGGATATGCCCAAAGGGGTCGGGAAGGCCGCGAAAATATTCGGAAAATTATTGACGGATATATTCTTAACCGGCATGAAATGACCTGCCTTTTCGTTTTGATTGATTGCCGTCATGAGCCGCAGAAAATCGATCTTGAATTTATGAGATGGTTGGGTGAAAATGGAGTTCCTTTTTGTATTGTTTTTACCAAAACCGATAAATTAGGCTCTGTACGTGTACGGGAAAATATAGCTGCCTATAAAATGAGATTGCTTGAAGAATGGGAAGAGTTGCCGCCTGTATTTGCAACTTCATCCGAGAAGAAAGTAGGTAGGGACGAAATTCTCGATTATATTGAAGAAATAAATAAATCGATAGGCCGGTGA
- the recR gene encoding recombination mediator RecR, producing MSQQYSSALLENAVNEFAKLPGIGRKTALRLVLHLLRQEEEEVENFGNTIIRLRKEIKYCRVCHNISDREICSLCEDTSRDDKVICVVENIKEVMVVENTHQFKGRYHVLGGVISPMDGIGPADLEIDSLVSRVASGEIKEVILALSATMEGDTTNFYIYRKLAPYNVNISIIARGVSVGDELEYTDEVTLGRSIVNRIPFNETFKN from the coding sequence ATGAGCCAGCAATATTCCTCGGCGCTTCTCGAAAATGCGGTGAATGAGTTTGCAAAACTTCCCGGTATCGGACGCAAAACCGCATTACGCCTCGTTTTACATTTACTACGTCAGGAAGAAGAAGAGGTTGAAAACTTCGGGAACACGATAATACGACTTCGCAAAGAAATTAAATACTGCCGCGTTTGTCATAATATATCGGATAGAGAGATTTGTTCGCTATGCGAAGATACCTCTCGTGACGATAAGGTAATTTGTGTGGTAGAAAATATAAAAGAAGTAATGGTCGTAGAAAACACCCATCAATTTAAAGGACGTTATCACGTTTTGGGTGGCGTTATTTCTCCGATGGACGGCATCGGGCCTGCAGATCTCGAAATAGATTCTCTCGTTTCCCGGGTCGCTTCCGGTGAAATCAAAGAAGTGATATTGGCATTAAGCGCAACAATGGAGGGGGACACTACCAACTTTTACATATACAGAAAGCTTGCCCCTTACAATGTAAATATATCAATCATAGCCCGGGGAGTTTCTGTCGGCGACGAACTCGAATATACCGACGAAGTAACTTTGGGGCGCTCTATCGTAAACCGAATCCCGTTTAATGAAACTTTCAAAAATTAA
- a CDS encoding nucleoside deaminase — MTKNDFMREAIAISIANVDNGGGPFGAVIVKNNEIIARGANRVTADNDPTAHAEVSAIRKAAEKLGTFDLSGCEIYTSCEPCPMCLGAIYWARLDKMYYANTKTDAKNIGFDDSFIYDELDLKPADRHLPSETLLHDEAIKAFEKWENKCDKTEY; from the coding sequence ATGACAAAAAATGATTTTATGAGAGAAGCGATTGCTATCTCTATTGCCAACGTTGACAACGGGGGCGGTCCTTTTGGGGCAGTCATTGTGAAAAATAATGAAATTATTGCCCGGGGAGCAAACCGGGTTACCGCAGACAATGATCCTACGGCACATGCCGAAGTAAGTGCGATTCGTAAAGCAGCGGAAAAGTTGGGAACATTTGATCTCAGCGGTTGTGAGATATATACCTCTTGTGAACCTTGCCCGATGTGTTTAGGTGCGATTTATTGGGCGCGCCTCGATAAAATGTATTATGCCAATACCAAGACCGATGCCAAGAATATCGGTTTCGATGATTCGTTTATTTATGACGAACTCGATCTTAAGCCTGCCGACAGGCATCTTCCTTCCGAAACGCTTTTACATGATGAAGCAATAAAAGCTTTCGAAAAATGGGAAAATAAATGTGATAAAACCGAATACTGA
- a CDS encoding YggS family pyridoxal phosphate-dependent enzyme, giving the protein MNTIGENIAEVVESLPENIRLVAVSKFHPVSAIEEAYQSGQRIFGESKVQELLQKQTVLPTDIEWHFIGHLQRNKVKMIVPFISLIHSVDSPQLLAEIDKCGKAADRIVNCLLEIHIASEESKYGFTYDRCISFLEEGSWKDFTHVRICGVMGMATFTDNLEQVAKEFAGLKQFYDKIKNRYFGDKDYFKEISMGMSQDYHVAVKEGSTLVRVGSRIFGERKY; this is encoded by the coding sequence ATGAATACGATCGGAGAAAATATAGCGGAAGTAGTCGAGTCTCTGCCGGAAAATATACGGTTGGTCGCTGTTTCTAAATTTCATCCGGTTTCGGCAATAGAAGAGGCTTATCAAAGCGGTCAACGTATATTTGGCGAAAGTAAAGTACAGGAGTTATTGCAAAAACAAACTGTACTGCCGACCGATATCGAGTGGCACTTTATCGGACATTTGCAAAGAAATAAAGTAAAAATGATCGTTCCTTTTATTTCCTTGATACATAGTGTCGATTCTCCGCAATTATTGGCCGAAATCGACAAATGTGGTAAAGCCGCCGATCGTATTGTGAATTGTCTTCTCGAGATACATATTGCATCGGAAGAATCTAAATACGGTTTTACATATGATCGCTGTATCTCTTTTTTGGAGGAAGGAAGTTGGAAAGACTTTACCCATGTACGTATTTGTGGGGTAATGGGTATGGCTACCTTTACCGATAATCTTGAACAGGTTGCCAAAGAATTTGCCGGGTTGAAACAATTTTACGATAAAATAAAAAATAGATATTTCGGAGATAAAGATTACTTTAAGGAAATATCGATGGGTATGTCCCAAGACTATCATGTTGCTGTAAAAGAGGGAAGTACGCTTGTACGTGTAGGTAGTCGTATTTTTGGTGAAAGAAAATACTGA
- a CDS encoding fructose-1,6-bisphosphatase, producing MNQTYSISAESVLSDLRYLQLLSNNFPTIADASTEIINLEAILNLPKGTEHFLTDIHGEYEAFQHVLKNASGSVRRKVDEIFGQTLRENEKKELCTLIYYPEQKLELIKAEENDIDDWYRITLHQLIKVCQNVSSKYTRSKVRKALPPEFSYILQELLHETQSDPNKQVYVNVIISTIISIGRADHFIIAMCNLIQRLIIDKLHIVGDIYDRGPGAHIIMDTLYNYHNVDIQWGNHDILWMGAAAGNSCCIANVLRLSMRYANLATIEDGYGINLLPLATFAMEQYGDDPCKPFMPKTGPDSVHNQKTLRLIAQMHKAISIIQFKLESQLILNRPEFGMEKRLLLDKINYEKGVLVYEGKDYLLKDTSFPTIDPQNPFCLTEEEEELIRKLKNSFINSEKLRKHIRWIYAHGGMYLVMNSNLLYHASIPLNKDGSFKEVEIYGRKYSGKSLLDKVDQIIRNAYFGDPDSEEQQYALDYMWYLWCGENAPSFDKDKMATFERYFVDDKSLSKEKKGYYYELRNEENICDMILKEFELYDPHSHIINGHIPVKTIQGEKPVKAGGKLLVIDGGFSKAYQSETGIAGYTLIYHSRGLQLTQHEPFQSTQKAIEEGIDIISTSFVLEFNSQRKMVRDTDIGKTLVTQIADLKRLLYAYQNGYIKEKS from the coding sequence ATGAACCAGACATATTCCATATCGGCAGAATCGGTATTAAGCGACCTGAGATATTTACAATTATTATCGAACAATTTCCCAACCATTGCAGATGCAAGCACCGAAATTATCAATCTGGAAGCTATATTAAATCTTCCTAAAGGAACTGAACATTTCCTCACCGACATACACGGCGAATACGAAGCCTTTCAACATGTTCTTAAAAATGCTTCAGGTTCGGTACGTAGAAAAGTAGATGAAATATTCGGACAGACTTTGCGTGAAAATGAAAAGAAGGAACTATGTACGTTGATTTATTATCCTGAACAGAAACTCGAACTGATAAAGGCTGAAGAAAACGATATCGATGACTGGTACAGGATTACCCTACACCAATTAATTAAAGTATGCCAGAACGTCTCGTCTAAATATACCCGTTCGAAAGTAAGAAAGGCTTTACCGCCCGAGTTTTCTTACATTTTGCAGGAACTCCTTCATGAAACACAATCCGATCCCAATAAACAGGTTTATGTAAACGTAATCATATCTACCATTATTTCTATCGGTAGAGCCGACCATTTTATTATCGCCATGTGCAATCTTATACAGAGGCTGATTATAGATAAACTGCACATTGTAGGAGATATATACGACAGAGGTCCCGGAGCTCATATTATCATGGATACCTTGTATAATTATCACAATGTAGATATACAATGGGGAAATCACGATATATTATGGATGGGTGCAGCAGCCGGTAACTCCTGTTGTATCGCAAACGTACTGCGACTATCGATGAGATATGCCAATCTGGCAACCATTGAAGACGGTTACGGCATAAACTTATTACCTCTTGCCACATTCGCGATGGAGCAGTATGGAGATGATCCTTGCAAACCGTTTATGCCGAAAACTGGCCCCGATTCGGTACATAATCAGAAAACCCTCCGTTTAATCGCACAAATGCATAAAGCAATCAGTATCATTCAATTCAAATTAGAATCCCAATTGATACTCAACCGTCCGGAATTCGGGATGGAAAAACGGTTGCTACTCGATAAAATAAATTACGAAAAAGGAGTTCTCGTTTACGAAGGAAAAGATTATCTGCTTAAAGATACTTCTTTCCCGACTATCGATCCTCAAAATCCTTTCTGTCTTACCGAAGAGGAAGAAGAACTGATACGTAAACTTAAGAATTCGTTCATCAACAGCGAAAAACTCAGAAAGCACATCCGGTGGATTTATGCACATGGCGGAATGTATCTTGTGATGAATTCTAACTTGCTTTATCATGCTTCGATCCCACTCAATAAAGACGGATCGTTTAAAGAGGTAGAAATTTACGGAAGAAAATACAGCGGAAAATCATTACTCGATAAAGTCGACCAAATTATACGCAATGCTTATTTTGGAGATCCCGATTCGGAAGAACAGCAGTATGCTCTCGATTATATGTGGTATTTATGGTGCGGAGAAAACGCACCGTCTTTCGACAAAGACAAAATGGCTACTTTCGAAAGGTATTTCGTCGATGATAAATCGCTCTCGAAAGAGAAAAAAGGATATTACTACGAATTACGCAACGAAGAGAATATATGCGACATGATACTCAAAGAATTCGAACTTTATGATCCTCATTCGCATATAATCAACGGCCATATTCCGGTAAAAACCATTCAGGGAGAAAAACCGGTGAAGGCCGGAGGAAAACTGTTGGTTATCGACGGCGGATTTTCTAAAGCTTACCAGTCGGAAACCGGAATCGCAGGTTATACCCTCATCTATCATTCCCGAGGTTTGCAGCTTACGCAACATGAACCCTTTCAATCGACTCAAAAAGCAATAGAAGAAGGTATCGATATCATATCTACCAGTTTTGTACTCGAATTCAACTCGCAGCGTAAAATGGTACGAGATACCGATATAGGTAAAACTCTGGTAACACAGATTGCAGATTTAAAAAGGCTTTTATATGCTTACCAAAACGGATATATTAAAGAAAAATCTTAA
- a CDS encoding glycosyltransferase family 2 protein, which yields MAKISIIIVNYNVRHFLEQCLISVRKASRNLDSEIIVVDNASGDDSMSYLPSRFPDVRFIANAQNTGFAKANNLAISLSKGEYILLLNPDTVLGEEVLDDAIAFMEKTPDAGALGVKMLDGQGNFLPESKRGFPSPWTSFCKVTGLSYMLPKSKIFGRYHVKYLSENETHRIEVLSGAFMLLRRTAIEKSGLLDEDFFMYGEDIDLSYRITKSGYYNYYLPLRIIHYKGESTKKGSLKYVRIFYDAMHIFVQKHYPHYQTTGIIFLKTGIWARASLSALKRIILYPTRNRRSFLRSNERKWFVIGSNKDIAEILTSYHYSITDNGNKTYILKQILSEKKKQGLNIIFDNRSMSYKDIISCMEEWRDKTLHFYIFSQESRNIVSPEEILY from the coding sequence GTGGCAAAAATTAGTATTATAATTGTAAATTACAACGTAAGGCATTTTCTCGAACAATGCCTGATTTCGGTGAGAAAAGCAAGCCGGAATTTAGATTCGGAAATCATCGTCGTAGATAATGCTTCGGGGGATGATTCCATGTCGTATCTCCCTTCTCGTTTCCCCGATGTCCGATTTATAGCCAATGCACAAAATACCGGTTTCGCTAAAGCTAATAATCTGGCAATCTCTCTTTCTAAAGGTGAATATATACTCTTACTCAATCCCGATACTGTTCTTGGTGAAGAAGTGCTCGATGATGCCATTGCATTTATGGAGAAAACGCCTGATGCCGGTGCTTTAGGGGTAAAAATGCTCGACGGACAAGGTAATTTCTTACCCGAGTCGAAAAGAGGATTTCCTTCTCCCTGGACTTCATTCTGCAAAGTTACAGGTTTGTCTTACATGCTGCCCAAATCAAAAATATTCGGACGCTATCATGTAAAATACCTTTCTGAAAACGAGACACATCGAATAGAAGTTTTATCAGGAGCATTTATGTTACTTCGTAGGACTGCAATTGAAAAAAGCGGATTACTCGATGAAGACTTTTTTATGTACGGTGAAGATATCGATCTCTCATATCGGATCACAAAATCTGGGTATTACAATTATTATTTACCACTACGCATTATACATTATAAAGGAGAAAGTACTAAAAAGGGATCGTTGAAATATGTGAGAATATTTTATGACGCAATGCATATATTCGTTCAGAAACACTATCCTCATTATCAAACGACAGGAATCATTTTTCTGAAAACCGGAATCTGGGCCAGAGCATCCTTATCGGCTCTCAAACGAATTATATTGTATCCAACAAGGAACCGACGTTCTTTTTTACGATCCAACGAACGTAAATGGTTTGTTATAGGCAGTAATAAAGACATTGCAGAAATTTTGACCAGCTACCATTATTCAATTACCGATAACGGAAATAAAACGTATATCCTGAAACAAATCCTATCTGAAAAAAAGAAGCAAGGATTGAATATTATTTTCGATAACCGGTCAATGTCATATAAAGATATTATTTCCTGTATGGAAGAATGGAGAGATAAAACACTCCATTTTTATATTTTTTCTCAAGAAAGCAGAAACATCGTATCTCCTGAAGAAATTCTATATTAA
- the galK gene encoding galactokinase — MKRKIVSEKFQELFGTPGDFYFSPGRVNLIGEHTDYNGGFVLPGAIDKGMLACIKENGTDKIRAFAVDLNEYEEFGMEEADKPEQSWARYIFGVVREITKRGGKVKGFDTAFSGDVPLGAGLSSSAALESTYAFALNEIFGLGIDKFELAKIGQATEHNYCGVKCGIMDQFASVFGKEGHLIRLDCRSLEYEYVPFDPVGYKVVLIDSVVKHELASSAYNKRRESCETVVKAIQKRHPEVELLRDADMNMLAEVKGEVSAEDYMRAEYVIEEIQRLLDACAALKRGDYKTVGEKMYGTHHGMSKLYEVSCEELDFLNDIAKECGVTGSRVMGGGFGGCTINLVPEDKYDMFIDKAVKEFTHKFGKEPKVYPVRIGNGSRKL, encoded by the coding sequence ATGAAACGCAAAATAGTAAGTGAAAAATTTCAGGAGTTATTCGGAACTCCCGGTGATTTTTATTTTTCTCCCGGTCGTGTAAATCTTATTGGAGAACACACCGATTATAACGGGGGGTTTGTACTTCCCGGTGCGATCGATAAGGGGATGCTGGCTTGTATAAAAGAAAACGGTACCGATAAGATTCGTGCTTTTGCCGTTGATCTTAATGAGTATGAGGAGTTTGGTATGGAAGAAGCCGATAAGCCCGAACAAAGCTGGGCTCGATATATATTCGGCGTAGTACGCGAGATTACTAAACGGGGTGGTAAGGTAAAGGGTTTCGATACGGCTTTCTCCGGAGATGTTCCTTTGGGGGCTGGTCTTTCATCTTCTGCTGCTCTTGAAAGTACTTATGCTTTCGCTTTAAATGAAATTTTCGGGCTGGGTATCGACAAATTCGAATTGGCTAAAATCGGGCAGGCAACCGAACACAATTATTGTGGGGTGAAATGTGGTATTATGGACCAGTTTGCCTCGGTATTCGGCAAGGAAGGTCATCTGATACGTCTCGATTGCCGTTCACTCGAATATGAATATGTTCCTTTCGATCCCGTAGGGTATAAAGTCGTGCTTATCGATTCGGTAGTAAAACACGAGTTAGCGTCTTCGGCATATAACAAACGCCGCGAGTCTTGTGAGACGGTTGTGAAAGCGATACAAAAAAGACATCCTGAAGTAGAATTGCTTCGTGATGCGGATATGAATATGCTGGCCGAAGTAAAAGGCGAGGTATCGGCAGAAGATTATATGCGTGCAGAATATGTGATCGAGGAAATACAACGTTTGCTTGACGCCTGTGCGGCATTGAAGAGAGGTGATTATAAAACCGTTGGTGAAAAGATGTACGGTACGCACCATGGAATGAGTAAATTATATGAAGTCAGCTGCGAAGAACTCGATTTCTTGAACGACATTGCAAAAGAATGTGGTGTAACAGGTTCTCGGGTGATGGGAGGTGGATTCGGAGGTTGTACGATCAATCTCGTTCCCGAGGATAAGTACGATATGTTTATTGATAAAGCTGTAAAAGAATTTACCCATAAATTCGGTAAAGAACCCAAAGTATATCCGGTGCGTATAGGAAATGGTTCCCGTAAATTGTAA
- a CDS encoding dihydroorotate dehydrogenase-like protein — MALLQTKYAGLTLRNPIIIASSGLTDSLEKIKDLERAGAGAIVLKSLFEEQILMRSEELMNMSDAYPEAYDYINEYVRVNDINNYLNLIRETRQYCSIPIIASVNCYDMGSWARFAREIEAAGADAIELNILRISTKIDEKYGLYEQLHIDILKSVKKEVKIPVTVKLGQRFSNVVSMVNQLKANAADGVVLFNRFYQPDIDIHKLQFMSGTVFSCSTDFCNTIRWIGIVSGQIPDMTLAASTGIHEPEAVIKALLAGASAVEICSVLYQHGNAIISQMLSVLDEWMQVMGFDSIDEFRGKMNFSNVGDQSHYERVQFMKYFSNRD; from the coding sequence ATGGCGTTATTACAGACAAAATATGCAGGTCTTACATTACGTAATCCGATCATTATAGCCAGTTCGGGTTTAACCGATAGTCTAGAAAAAATAAAAGATCTGGAAAGGGCCGGAGCCGGAGCTATAGTGCTTAAATCTCTTTTTGAGGAACAAATTCTAATGCGGTCGGAGGAATTGATGAATATGTCCGATGCCTATCCCGAAGCCTATGACTACATTAACGAATATGTAAGGGTAAATGATATAAATAATTACCTTAATTTAATTCGGGAGACGAGGCAATACTGTTCAATTCCCATTATCGCAAGTGTAAATTGTTATGATATGGGTAGTTGGGCCCGGTTTGCCCGTGAGATTGAGGCTGCCGGAGCAGATGCTATCGAGCTGAATATTCTTAGGATTTCTACGAAAATCGATGAAAAATATGGTTTATATGAACAATTACACATCGATATTTTGAAATCGGTTAAAAAAGAAGTAAAAATACCGGTTACCGTAAAACTGGGACAACGTTTCAGTAATGTTGTTTCGATGGTGAATCAGTTAAAGGCCAATGCGGCTGACGGAGTGGTTCTTTTTAACCGGTTTTACCAGCCCGATATCGATATACACAAACTGCAGTTTATGTCGGGTACGGTATTTAGCTGTTCTACTGATTTTTGTAATACGATTCGCTGGATTGGAATTGTTTCGGGACAGATTCCTGATATGACATTGGCTGCATCTACCGGTATTCATGAACCTGAAGCCGTTATAAAAGCCTTGTTGGCCGGGGCTTCTGCAGTAGAAATTTGCAGTGTATTGTATCAGCACGGAAACGCTATTATATCTCAAATGCTTTCGGTTCTCGACGAATGGATGCAAGTAATGGGATTTGATAGTATCGATGAGTTTCGGGGGAAGATGAATTTTAGCAATGTCGGAGATCAGTCTCATTATGAACGGGTACAGTTTATGAAATATTTTTCTAACAGAGATTGA
- a CDS encoding aldose epimerase family protein, producing MENTKATGEATASGLIKSNFDTVINGKEVRLYILSNNKGAEICITNFGGIVVSLSVPDKNGKLTDVVLGHSSIKNYLNSPEKYLGALIGRYGNRIKRGEFELDGKAYKVRSNNPDCALHGGITGYNNVVWDAVQNDKNSLDLTYVSADGEEGFPGTLTIKVRYTLTDENEMKIEYSATTDKATVVNLTHHSFFNLNGDGEGEITNHRVTIDAGFYTPMDDKSVPTGEISRVEGTPMDFRTPFVVGERIDADFDQLKFGKGYDHNYVLRKSWPGELSFAAAAVSPKTGISMEVYTTEPGVQLYTGNWLNGFEGKQGRRYTERTAICFETQHFPDSPNNPHFPSTVLRPGEKYTQTCIYKFGIEK from the coding sequence ATGGAAAACACAAAGGCTACTGGTGAAGCGACCGCTTCGGGGTTGATTAAAAGTAATTTTGATACTGTTATCAACGGGAAAGAGGTGCGTTTATATATTCTTTCCAATAATAAAGGAGCCGAAATATGTATTACAAATTTTGGTGGAATTGTCGTATCCCTGAGCGTTCCCGATAAAAATGGAAAACTTACCGATGTGGTTTTAGGGCATTCGAGTATAAAGAATTATCTTAATTCTCCTGAAAAATATTTAGGTGCACTGATCGGGCGATATGGTAATCGTATTAAACGGGGTGAATTCGAGCTCGACGGAAAAGCTTATAAAGTAAGGTCGAATAATCCGGATTGTGCATTGCACGGTGGAATAACCGGATATAATAATGTCGTTTGGGATGCTGTTCAGAACGATAAAAATTCACTCGATTTAACCTATGTGTCTGCTGATGGTGAAGAAGGGTTTCCCGGAACGCTTACTATAAAGGTACGTTATACGCTTACCGATGAAAACGAGATGAAAATAGAATATTCAGCGACTACAGATAAAGCAACCGTGGTAAATCTTACTCATCATTCGTTTTTTAATTTGAACGGAGACGGGGAGGGGGAAATAACGAATCATCGGGTAACGATAGATGCGGGATTTTATACTCCTATGGATGATAAGTCGGTTCCTACCGGTGAAATCAGCCGGGTAGAGGGGACCCCGATGGATTTTCGTACTCCTTTTGTAGTAGGAGAACGTATCGATGCTGATTTCGATCAGTTGAAATTCGGTAAGGGTTATGATCATAACTATGTTTTAAGGAAGAGTTGGCCCGGAGAATTATCGTTTGCGGCAGCGGCGGTTTCTCCTAAAACGGGTATTTCTATGGAAGTATATACAACCGAACCCGGAGTACAATTATATACGGGTAACTGGCTGAATGGCTTCGAAGGAAAACAAGGAAGGCGATATACCGAACGTACTGCTATATGTTTCGAGACGCAACATTTCCCCGATTCTCCCAATAATCCGCATTTCCCATCGACAGTATTGCGACCGGGTGAAAAGTATACGCAGACGTGTATATATAAATTCGGAATAGAAAAGTAA
- a CDS encoding MFS transporter: MNSTKQKNYALPIAMMFALFFMIAFVTGLQNPLGLIVKDQFSLSNFQSQFGNLANFLAYACMGIPSGILLQRIGYKKTALLAIVVGFTGVGITFISGLMANFIVYLLGAFVAGFSMCMLNAVVNPMLNTLGGGGNKGNQLIQFGGSINSIAATLAPVLGGYLIGDIVGAKITNANPVFFLAMGIFALTFIVLYFAQIPEPFVSKKEKTKEKDKYSPLSFRHFVLGMICIFIYVGVEVGIPNIMNLFMTNQVMIDATIAGSVVGTYWFLMMIGRFLGGLVGAKISSKVMLTVVATVGLLLIISAIFMPVTMMEMPVFKSDISFGMAEVPVNCLLFVLCGLCTSVMWGGIFNLAVEGLGKYTSAASGFFMMMVCGGGILPAIQGGMADAFGYIDSYWLIAAGFVYMLFYALVGSKNVNKNIPVD; this comes from the coding sequence ATGAATTCGACTAAACAAAAAAATTATGCATTGCCTATTGCAATGATGTTCGCGCTGTTTTTTATGATTGCATTTGTAACGGGGCTTCAGAATCCGTTAGGGTTAATCGTAAAAGATCAGTTTTCACTTTCTAATTTCCAGTCTCAGTTCGGTAATTTAGCTAATTTCCTGGCTTATGCTTGTATGGGAATTCCATCGGGAATTCTTTTACAAAGAATCGGTTATAAGAAAACAGCTTTGTTGGCGATTGTAGTTGGTTTTACCGGGGTAGGTATTACTTTTATTTCCGGACTGATGGCTAATTTTATCGTTTATTTATTGGGCGCATTCGTAGCCGGTTTCTCTATGTGTATGCTTAATGCTGTTGTAAATCCGATGTTGAATACACTGGGTGGCGGTGGCAATAAAGGAAACCAGCTGATACAATTCGGTGGTTCTATCAATTCGATTGCAGCAACCCTTGCTCCTGTGTTGGGCGGTTATCTGATCGGAGATATTGTTGGTGCTAAAATAACGAATGCCAATCCTGTATTTTTCTTGGCAATGGGTATTTTTGCGCTTACATTTATCGTTCTTTATTTTGCACAGATACCGGAACCTTTTGTTTCTAAAAAAGAAAAGACAAAGGAAAAGGATAAATACAGTCCGTTATCATTCCGTCATTTTGTATTAGGTATGATCTGTATTTTTATTTATGTAGGTGTCGAAGTGGGTATACCTAATATTATGAATCTTTTCATGACTAATCAGGTGATGATAGATGCTACTATTGCCGGTAGTGTTGTAGGTACTTATTGGTTTCTGATGATGATCGGTCGTTTTCTCGGCGGACTTGTTGGTGCAAAAATATCCAGTAAAGTAATGTTGACGGTGGTAGCTACGGTAGGTTTATTATTAATTATCTCGGCTATATTCATGCCGGTAACCATGATGGAGATGCCGGTATTCAAGAGCGATATTTCGTTCGGAATGGCAGAAGTTCCGGTAAATTGTTTGTTATTCGTACTTTGCGGTTTATGTACTTCTGTCATGTGGGGTGGTATTTTCAATCTGGCAGTAGAAGGATTAGGTAAATATACTTCAGCTGCTTCAGGATTCTTTATGATGATGGTTTGTGGTGGCGGTATTCTTCCTGCTATCCAGGGAGGCATGGCCGACGCTTTCGGATATATCGACAGTTATTGGCTGATTGCAGCAGGATTTGTTTACATGTTGTTCTATGCGTTAGTGGGTAGCAAAAACGTGAACAAGAATATTCCTGTAGATTGA
- a CDS encoding DUF4494 domain-containing protein: MNNWFECKVKYDKTLENGMQKKVTEPYMVDALSFTEAEARIIKEITPFISGDFSVANIKRANISELFFDETGDRWYKCKVNFITLDEKSGMEKKTASYMLAQAADLPQALENLIEGMKGTMADYEIASITETAIMDIYPYAVDEEPVDRPKE; this comes from the coding sequence ATGAATAATTGGTTCGAATGCAAGGTAAAATATGATAAAACCCTCGAAAACGGGATGCAGAAAAAAGTGACCGAACCTTATATGGTGGATGCATTATCATTTACCGAAGCGGAAGCCCGTATTATTAAAGAAATAACGCCATTTATTTCGGGTGATTTTTCGGTAGCTAACATAAAAAGAGCGAATATAAGCGAATTGTTTTTTGATGAAACCGGAGACCGGTGGTACAAGTGTAAAGTGAATTTTATTACACTTGATGAAAAGAGCGGAATGGAAAAGAAAACAGCGAGTTATATGTTGGCTCAGGCAGCCGATTTACCTCAGGCTCTCGAAAACCTGATCGAAGGAATGAAAGGCACTATGGCTGATTATGAAATTGCATCGATTACGGAGACGGCAATAATGGATATCTATCCTTACGCTGTTGATGAAGAACCGGTAGACAGACCTAAGGAATGA